A single genomic interval of Zingiber officinale cultivar Zhangliang chromosome 4A, Zo_v1.1, whole genome shotgun sequence harbors:
- the LOC121970590 gene encoding 1,2-dihydroxy-3-keto-5-methylthiopentene dioxygenase 2-like isoform X1, with translation MKRSMETPPCSQDVKEEIVEAWYMNDSEKEDYRLPRHCEPKEFVSLEKLQELGVLTWSVHGDDYENEEDVKQIRESEGYSHSFMVDIHPERMPNFELMVKRFFLEHLHPHPEISYCIQGTGYHDVRDENDRWIRIAVKEGVMILLPAGIYHRFTLDTNNYLKAVLFSACPPAEFSTYEGPCEDLPARKLYVEAFHKAMRR, from the exons GATGTCAAGGAGGAGATTGTGGAAGCATGGTACATGAATGACAGTGAGAAGGAAGATTACAGATTGCCTAGACACTGTGAGCCAAAGGAATTTGTTTCTTTGGAAAAACTTCAAG AGCTTGGAGTTTTGACTTGGAGTGTCCATGGGGATGACTATGAGAATGAAGAAGATGTGAAGCAAATTCGTGAATCGGAAGGCTACTCCCACAGT TTCATGGTAGATATACATCCAGAGAGGATGCCAAACTTTGAGCTGATGGTGAAGAGATTCTTTTTGGAGCACCTCCACCCTCACCCTGAGATTTCTTATTGTATCCAAGGCACTG GGTATCATGATGTGAGGGATGAAAACGATCGATGGATTCGGATAGCAGTGAAGGAAGGGGTCATGATCTTGTTGCCCGCTGGAATTTATCATCGTTTTACCCTCGACACTAACAACTACTTGAAG GCTGTACTCTTCAGTGCTTGTCCACCAGCTGAGTTCAGCACCTATGAAGGTCCCTGTGAAGACCTTCCTGCAAG GAAGCTGTATGTCGAGGCATTTCACAAGGCAATGCGAAGGTAG
- the LOC121970590 gene encoding 1,2-dihydroxy-3-keto-5-methylthiopentene dioxygenase 2-like isoform X2 — MKRSMETPPCSQDVKEEIVEAWYMNDSEKEDYRLPRHCEPKEFVSLEKLQELGVLTWSVHGDDYENEEDVKQIRESEGYSHSFMVDIHPERMPNFELMVKRFFLEHLHPHPEISYCIQGTGYHDVRDENDRWIRIAVKEGVMILLPAGIYHRFTLDTNNYLKCLSTS, encoded by the exons GATGTCAAGGAGGAGATTGTGGAAGCATGGTACATGAATGACAGTGAGAAGGAAGATTACAGATTGCCTAGACACTGTGAGCCAAAGGAATTTGTTTCTTTGGAAAAACTTCAAG AGCTTGGAGTTTTGACTTGGAGTGTCCATGGGGATGACTATGAGAATGAAGAAGATGTGAAGCAAATTCGTGAATCGGAAGGCTACTCCCACAGT TTCATGGTAGATATACATCCAGAGAGGATGCCAAACTTTGAGCTGATGGTGAAGAGATTCTTTTTGGAGCACCTCCACCCTCACCCTGAGATTTCTTATTGTATCCAAGGCACTG GGTATCATGATGTGAGGGATGAAAACGATCGATGGATTCGGATAGCAGTGAAGGAAGGGGTCATGATCTTGTTGCCCGCTGGAATTTATCATCGTTTTACCCTCGACACTAACAACTACTTGAAG TGCTTGTCCACCAGCTGA